The DNA sequence CGGAATTGCATCGCTTTCATACGTCTTGTAAATCTTTGCGGCGTGTGCGGTGCTGACATCGTGCGATTGTAGGAAGAGCATGACGTTTTTTATTTCGCGTTGTGCTTCCCACGCTTCTTTGATGATTTGTACGCGCTTCCGCCCGATACCGGGGACGCGTGCCAATTTTTCAGGCTCGTTTTCAATGACATCCATGGTATCCATACCGAACTTACGGACGATGAGCGTCGCCATTTTGGGTCCGATGCCTTTGATGAGACCGGAGCCGAGATATTTTCTTAATCCGACGACGTTTGCGGGGAGGATGGTTTCATATTTCTCGATTTGGAACTGTCTGCCGTATCTGGGGTTATCTACCCATTGTCCCTGTAGGAGCAGGCTCTCTCCTGGGTTGATAGATGCCAGACTGCCGACAACAGTGATGAGTTCGGCATGGTCGCGCGCGGAGAGTCTTCCGACTGTATAGCCGGTGTCAGGGCTTTCATAGACGATGCGTTCGAGTATCCCCTGTAATGTTTCCATTTTTTAATTTCGCCGTAACGGGGACTGGCAGGACACATTGACATTGGACGGCAATTTCCAAAAATCCGTCTTTCGCTTTCGGAAACCATAGGCTACCGTCTCTGGCTAAGTTTTCAAGACCTCTAAACTACTTTATTCACATAGCACCCCTACGGGGTGCAACTTCTTGAATGTCCGATTTCCTATAGACATAACACCCCTACGGGGTGTGAAGAGGTACCTTGCTTTGAAGAAACGGACTTTAGAACATTTTATGGACTTTGCAACTTTCCTCCACTGAAGGTGCTGAATGAGATCTATTCAATTTCCGTCATCAGTTTCCGAAAAGCGTTGAGTTGCGGGGCAATGAGATGTGAGGTATCGGTTTTATTTTCAAGGGCTTCAACGGTTTTGAGTCCGTTACCCGTGATGGCAAGAACTGTAGGCTCATCAGGTTGAATGTGTCCACTCTCTACCAATTTTCTCGCGGCGGCGAGTGTGACTCCACCCGCGGTTTCCGTGAAGATACCCTCTGTGGAAGCGAGGAGCTTAATTGCGTCCACGATCTCAACATCGGTGGCGTGCTCGCCGACACCGCCGGAGTTCCGGACTGTGTCAACGGCATAGATACCGTCTGCAGGATTACCGATAGCAAGCGATTTAGCGATTGTGTTGGGTCTGACAGGTTTTACAAAATCGCTGTTTTCTTTGTATGTATTGACGATGGGTCCACACCCCTCGGCTTGGGCGACATGGATTTTAGTGGTCGGTTTATCTATTAACCCCAAAATGTGGAATTCTTTTATAGCTTTGCCAATTTTTGTGATGAGAGAACCCCCAGCGGCGGGTGCGACGATATGTGCGGGTGCCTTCCAACCGAGTTGTTCGAGCAGTTCAAAGCAGAGAGTTTTCGAGCCTTCAGCGTAGAAAGGACGGATGTTGATGTTAACAAATGCCCACGGATAAATCCCGCCGATCTCACTACAGAGTCGGTTGACATCGTCATAAGTGCCTGTGATACCGACGACTGTTGGACCGTAAACGAGAGATGCGACGACCTTGCTCACTTCGAGATCCGCGGGAATGAAGATGAAACAATTCAATTTTGCGATGGCGGCGTGGGCGGCAACGGCGTTGGCGAGGTTGCCGGTGGAGGCACAAGAAACAGTGTCAAAATCGAATTCTTTTGCCTTGCTCAAGGCGACGGCTACGACCCGATCTTTGAAAGAAAAGGTCGGATGGCAGACAGTGTCATCTTTGATATAGAGTTCTTTGATCCCGAGGGCGTCTCCGAGATTTTTCGCTCGGACGAGCGGTGTAAATCCGGTGTTGGTGCCATCTGTCGGTTCCCCATCTATCGGCAGGAGATCTGCATAACGCCACATGCTTTCAGGACCGTTTTCTATTGAATGCCTTGAAATAGATTTTTGTATCTCTTCATAGTTATAGTCTACTTCCAGGGGCCCGAAACAGAATTCGCAAACGTGAAGCGGTTCTTTTGGATATTTCTCACCACATTCACGGCATTTGAGCCCTAATACTTTTTCCATATTTTTAAGTTTCCTTGCGGTTCGGCCAGACGAGTCTGAACCTTAGCGTGCCTTTGCGTACATCCGCCCTCCATTTCATTACGGGCTACAGGCCTCGCAAACGAGGTTTGTAACCCCGTTCTCTGATTACTGACTGCCGACCTTTATTCCTAATTTTCCTTGCGGTTCGGTCAGGCCGGTTAGAACTTTGACGAGCCTCACCGTAATCCAGCCCGGCACGTTGTTTGGGCTTACGTTTTTGGTGCTATTAAGATCGTGTGCTCTCGACATTTCGTTCAGAACCAGAAAACGACGATTCCACCAATAAGAAGATCGTCGGGACACACCATCCTCAGAAGATTAAATTGTCAGTTTAACGTTAAATTCGTTTTTTCCGGGTTGTAGTGTGAGACGAATAAAAAGCGAATGTTCCCCGATCCACTTGACATCATCGACGTTGGACTCGGTTAATCGTAAACCTTCGTGGTCCCCCCAGACTACTATCCCATAAGGCATTGCCCTCGTTGACTCTACCACAATAGTGATATGCAGTTGTGTCCGATGCCGCGTCGGTAAAAAGCCGGTTAGGACGGGTTTATTCGCCTCGGATTGTAACACCCGTTCGCCGATATAGTTTTTGATTTCGACGGGCTCCATAACCCCCTCGACGAAGGTGAGTTGACATGCCGCGTCGTAATAATACATTTTTAACGTAGACTTCGGTTCCGCAGTTTCCTCTTGAATCTCTGGCCGCGCCTCTACAACGGCTGTTGGCTTGGTTCTCTGGCACTGTTTTATGTAATCGTCAACCATTTGAGAAAGGAGTCGCGGTTTTGTGTCTTGAACACTAACGACGTGTGCGAAGTATGCATCCAGTCGTTCCAATCCTTCTTGTCCGAGGTGGGCAACGGTCAGCGGGTCGATATGCTCCATATACCCAAGCCACTGACTCCACGCTACGCTTTCTACATAGACATCATAATGCTGTTGTGCTGTTCCGTTTAAGAGTGCTGCGCGGAGATTCTGTGCGTCTTCAGCAAGATGATCAGCAGTATGGTAGGGGATACCCACAATCTTCTCAAACGATTGCGGAAGATCTGCTTGCGCGATAACGGCATCAAGAGACGCTGAAGCCTCAAGGGGGTAAAAACATCCGAAACCTCCGCGGTCGACACCGTCAATTTCAGGAACATTAGACGCTGCCGCACCCACATTCTGCTGATTCCAGTGGTAACCCCAAAGTCCTTGGAACCCGGTCTGCTCAAGTGCCCGTAGGAGCGTATCATTCTTGAAGACTGCGCCTGCGACGTTAATTTCCGCCCAAGGCAGTGTCCGTGTGAGTTTTTCCCGTTCCCTGATTATGTGTTCCGGCAATTTCTCCCGCATGGTGACGAGATGTGATGCCATGGCTTCTGTACTGGCGCCTGGATTTGCGTTTCTTTCAGCCTCCCAACTTGTTTCCCATATCGGTCTGATGTCAAGCATCAACAAAGGGGCGTCCGCGTTCTCTGTATGGAATGTTGTGAGCAACCTCGCGACGACTGGCGCAGACTTGGTATCGACTGCCCATGTTATGGGTATACCGTGTTTATGCGCAACTTTTGCTAACAGTCGAACACCTTCAAGTAGCCGCTCCCGGTCTTCTGCTATTGCTGTGCTCACCAATCCGTAACTCAGCATTACTATTCCAAAAAGACGGTAACGCCCATGTCGGCATACTTTTGGCGGGTGCTCGGGCTGCCGTTCCTAAAGCAAACAGCGGTTGTCGTGCCTTCCAAAGCTTTCGCGACGTATTCTACACAGGCATCCACGGTTTGGAGTGCGTGATTCGGGTGGCTCTCAATGCTGAATGTCAGATCCGCAGGACCGAA is a window from the Candidatus Poribacteria bacterium genome containing:
- a CDS encoding threonine synthase; translated protein: MEKVLGLKCRECGEKYPKEPLHVCEFCFGPLEVDYNYEEIQKSISRHSIENGPESMWRYADLLPIDGEPTDGTNTGFTPLVRAKNLGDALGIKELYIKDDTVCHPTFSFKDRVVAVALSKAKEFDFDTVSCASTGNLANAVAAHAAIAKLNCFIFIPADLEVSKVVASLVYGPTVVGITGTYDDVNRLCSEIGGIYPWAFVNINIRPFYAEGSKTLCFELLEQLGWKAPAHIVAPAAGGSLITKIGKAIKEFHILGLIDKPTTKIHVAQAEGCGPIVNTYKENSDFVKPVRPNTIAKSLAIGNPADGIYAVDTVRNSGGVGEHATDVEIVDAIKLLASTEGIFTETAGGVTLAAARKLVESGHIQPDEPTVLAITGNGLKTVEALENKTDTSHLIAPQLNAFRKLMTEIE